In the Streptomyces sp. 3214.6 genome, GTGCGTCCGGTTCCGAGGGCGGCGGCGGACTGCGGTTCCACGGCGTCACCTTCCGCTACCCCGACGCGGCCCCCGACTCCCGGCCCACCCTCGACGGCGTCGACCTGCACATCCGGCCCGGTGAGTCCATGGCGCTGGTCGGGGCGACCGGCAGCGGGAAGACCACCCTCACGGCACTCGTCCCCCGGCTGCACGAGGTGACCGCCGGGCGTATCACCCTCGACGGCGAGGACATCACCGCGATGCCCCGCGAGGAGCTGCGCGCGCGGGTCGCCGTCGCCTTCGAGGAACCGACCCTGTTCTCCGCGAGCGTCGGGGAGAACGTCCTCATGGGGGCGGACGACCAGGCGGGCGCCGACGAGCTGGAGCGGGCCCTGGAGGTGGCACAGGCCGAGTTCGTGCGCGCCCTGCCGCAGGGCGTCGACACCCAGGTCGGCGAGCAGGGGCTCAGTCTCTCCGGCGGGCAGCGGCAGCGGCTCGCGCTGGCCAGAGCCGTCGTCGGGCGGCCCCGGTTCCTCGTCCTCGACGACCCGCTGTCCGCGCTGGACGTGCACACCGAGGCCGCCGTGGAGGCCGCGCTGCGGCAGGTCCTCGCCGACACCACCGCGCTGATCGTGGCCCACCGCCCGTCCACGGTGCTCCTCGCCGACCGCGTCGCCCTGCTGTCCGACGGGCGCGTCACCGCCGTCGGCACCCACCACGAACTGCTGCGCACGAACGCCGAGTACGCCCACCTCATGTCCGGAGACCAGTCCCCCACCCTGTCCGGGGAACAGGAGGCCGACCGCCGATGACCGCCCCCGCCACCGCCTCCCCCGAAACCGCCGACGACGACCAGGAGGCCCCCCTGCGGGCTTCCGCCGACGACCCCTTCGACCGGGACGTCCTGCCCACCCCGCCCGGCGCCACCCGCGCGCTGCTGCGGTCCCTGCTGGCCCCCATGCGGGCGCGCGTCGCCCTCACCACCCTTCTGCTGCTGCTCCAGCAGGCGGCCGTGCAGGCGGGCCCGCTGCTGGTGGCGTACGCCATCGACCGTGCCGTGCCGGCGTTCCGGGCCGACGACCGAGGGCCGCTGGTCGCGGTGGGCGTCGGCTATCTGCTGTGCGCGCTGGCCTCGGGCGCGTTGCAGTACGCGTTCCTGATCGTCTCCGCCCGCGTCAACCAGGACGTGCTGCTCGACCTGCGGGGCCGGATCTTCCGGCACGCGCAGGCGCTGAGCCTGGACTTCCACGAGCGCTACACGTCGGGCCGGCTGATCTCCCGCTCCACCAGCGATGTGGAGGCCCTGCGCGAGCTCCTCAACGAGGGTCTGCAGGAACTCGTGACGGTAGTGCTGTCCTTCCTGTTCATCTCCGCGATGCTGCTCTGGCTGGACCTGGGCCTGGGCGCCGTCGCGGTGGCGTCGTTCCTGCCGCTTTACCTCCTCGTCCGGAGCTACCGGCGGCGCGCGGGCCGGGTGTTCACCGCCCGGTCCACCGCGATCGCCGCGGTGATCGTGAAGTTCGTGGAGACGATGAACGGCATCCGGCCGGTGCGCGCGTTCCGCCGCGAGGCCGTCAACGAGGCCGGCTTCCGGGTCCTGAACCGGCGGCACGAGCGGCGCAACGGCGACGCCCTGCTGGAGATGGCCCGGTACGTCGTCGGGTCGCGGCTGGTCGCCAACACGGCGGTCGCGGCGATCGTGCTGTGGGGGGCCATGCGGGTCGCGGACGACTCGCTGGAGCTGGGGGTACTGGCGGCGGCGGTGCTCTATCTGCGGCGGCTGTACGACCCGATCGACCGGCTCGGCATGTTCCTCAACTCCTACCAGTCGGCGGCCGCCTCGCTGGAGAAGATCGCCGGCCTGCTCGCGCAGACGCCGTCCGTGCCGGAGCCCACGGCGCCGAGGGAACTCCCGGCGCTCGCCGGCGAACAACCCGGCCGGCAGGTCGTGTTCGACGGGGTCTCCTTCGGCTACCGCACGGGCGGCGAGGTCCTGCCCCGCTTCGACCTGACCCTCCCCGCCGGGCAGACCGTCGCCGTGGTCGGCTCGACCGGCGCCGGCAAGTCCACGCTGGCCAAGCTGCTCGCCCGCTTCTACGACCCCTCGCGGGGCCGGGTGCTGCTGGACGGGGTCGACCTGCGCGAGCTGCCGGTGCCCGAGCTGCGGCGCGGGGTGGTCATGGTGACGCAGGAGGCGTTCCTGTTCTCCGGCACCGTCGCCGAGAACATCTCCATCGGGCGGCCGGACGCGAGCCGGGAGGACATCGAAAGGGCCGCGAAGGCGATCGGCGCGCACGAGTTCATCAGCGCCCTGCCCGACGGGTACGACACCGACGTGCGCAAGCGCGGCGGCCGTATCTCCGCCGGGCAGCGTCAACTGGTGGCGTTCGCAAGGGCGTTGCTCGCCGATCCGGCTGTGCTGATCCTCGACGAGGCGACCAGCTCGCTCGACGTCCCGGGCGAGCGTGCGGTGCAGGCGGCGATGGCGACGGTGCTGAAGGGCCGTACGGCGGTGGTGATCGCGCACCGGCTGTCGACCGTGGAGATCGCCGACCGGGTCCTGGTCATGGAGCACGGCCGGATCGTGGAGGACGGCAGCCCGGCCGAACTGATCGCGGGCACCGGCCGGTTCGCGGACCTGCACCGGGCCTGGCGGGACAGCCTGGCGTAGACACTCAGGGGGTCGGGGGGCCGGAAGGACGAGTGGATGATCGACGCGTACGAGGATCCCGGCACGCCCGACCACCGCGGCGGCTGGGCGTATCTGGCGTGGCTGGTGCGCTGCCAGCCGTGGCGGTCGCTGACGGGGGCGGTGCTGGCCAGCGCCTGGATGGTGCTGATGGCCGTGGAGCCGTATCTGCTGTCGAGAGCGGTGGACGACGGGCTGGAGCCCAGTGACACGGCCGTACTGGCCGGCTGGACGGCCGCCATGGTCGCGGTGGGCGCGTTCAACTCGTGGGTGAGCATCGTGCGGCACCGCACGATGACGCGGGTGCGGATGGACGGCTTCTTCCGCACCACCAAGGTCGTCGTCCGGCAGACGGTGCGGCTCGGCGCCGGACTGTCGCGGCAGGTGGGGGCCGGGGAGGTCGTCACCATCGGGGTGGGCGACGTGCACACCATCGCGAGCTCGCTGACGGTGATCGGACCGGGCGTCGGCTCGGTCGTCGTGTATGTCTTCGTCGCCGGGCTGCTGCTGTCCGTGTCGCCGCTGCTGGCGGCGGTGGTGCTGCTGGGGATGCCGGTGATCGCGGTGCTGGTGGGGCCGCTGATGGCGCGGTTGCAGGGAGCCGAGGCCGAGTACCGGGAGCGGCAGGGCGTCCTCACCGCGCGGATCGGCGACCTCGCGGGCGGGCTGCGCGTGCTCAACGGGCTCGGCGGCAAAGGGCTGTTCGCGGACGCCTTCAAGCGTGACTCGCAGCGGCTGCGGGCGCAGGGCTATCGGGTCGGCGCGGTCACCAGCTGGATGCAGGCGCTCGGGATGGGCCTGCCGACGCTGTTCCTCGCGGTGGTGACCTGGCTGGCGGCCCGGCTCACCGCCCAAGGGGACCTGACGGTGGGCGAGTTGGTGTCGGTGTACGGCTATGTCGCCGTCCTGGTCGGCCCGGTGGCGTTCCTCGTCGACATGGGCTACGAACTCAGCCGGGGCGTGGTGGCCGCCCGGCGGGTGGTCCGGCTGCTGCGGCTGGAGCCGGCCCCGGACACCGGGACCGCCGACGCGCCCGCCGAGCCGGCCGTGCTGCACGACCCCGGATCGGGGGTGCGGGCGGCACCGGGCCGGCTGACCGCTCTGGTCGGCGCGCGGCACGCGGAGGTGACGGCCGTCGTGGACCGGCTCGGCCGGTACGGCCCCTCGGACGCCACCTGGGGCGGGGTACGGCTGGACGCCATGCCGTTGGAACAGGTCAGGGCCCAGATCCTGGTCGCCGACCACGAGGCCGACCTGTTCGCGGGGAGCCTGCGCGAGGTGGTCGCCGGACGAGGTGAGCCCTCCCCGGCGGACCTTCTGCGGGCGGTGCGGGCGGCGGCGGCCGACGACATCGTGCAGGGCCTGCCGGAGGGGCTCGACTCGCCCGTGAGCGCGCAGGGCCGCAGCCTCTCCGGGGGCCAGCGGCAGCGCGTCCGGCTGATGCGGGCGCTGCTCGCCGATCCCGAGGTGCTGCTGGCCGTCGAGCCCACGTCGGCGCTGGACGCGCACACGGAGGCGGCGGTCGCGCGGCGGCTGCGGGCGGCGCGGGCCGGCCGGACCACGGTCGTCACCACCACCTCCCCGCTGGTCCTCGACCAGGCCGACACCGTGCACTACCTGGTCGACGGGAAGGTCGCGGCGACCGGCCGCCACTATGACCTGCTGGAACAGGAGCCGGGCTACCGGGAGTTGGTGGCGCGGGACGCCGATGAACCGGATGACGCCGAAGCGAAGGAGGCCCTGCGATGACGGTGACCGACGGGGCGCCGGGCCGGCTGCCGGTCGCCGAGGCCGCCGACGTGCGCCGGGCGGCGGCCCGGCTGGTGCGGGCCGACGGGCGGGCGTTCCCCGGCGTCCTCGCCCTGAACGTGCTCGCCGCCGGAGCCGGGCTCGCCGGGCCGTGGCTGCTGGGACGGATCATCGACGAGGTGCGGGCCGGGCACGGGACCGGGCCGGTGGACCGGCTGGCGGCGACCATCCTGGTCTGCGCGACGGCGCAGTTGCTGCTGGCGCGCTGGGCCCGGTACGCGGGACATCGCTTCGGCGAACGCACCCTCGCCCGAGTCCGCGAGGAGTTCGTCGGCCGGGCGCTGGCGCTGCCCGCGTCGGTCGTGGAGCGGGCCGGTACCGGGGACCTGACCACGCGCGGCACCGCCGACGTGGCGGCCGTCGGCACGACGCTGCGGGACGCCGGGCCCGAGCTGCTGGTCTGCACGGTCCAGGCGCTGTTCACGCTCGGCGCGGTGTTCGTGATCGATCCGCTGCTCGGTGCGGTCGGGGTGCTCGCGCTGACGCCGATCTGGTTCGCGCTGCGCTGGTATCTGCGGCGGGCGCGCACGGCGTATCTCGCGGAGGGCGCGGCCACCTCGGAGGTCGCCGAGATCATCGCGGCCACCGCGACCGGGGCGCGGACGGTTGAGGCGTTCCGGCTGCGGGAGCGGCGGACGGCGGCGACCCAGGACGCGCTGGAGAGCTCGCGCCGCACCCGCTTCCGCACCCTCCGTCTGCGCACGGTGTTCTTCCCGGTGGTGGAGGTGTCGTACGCGCTGCCGGTGGCGGGCGTGCTGCTGGTGGGCGGGGCGCTGCACGCGCGGGGGGCGATGAGCCTGGGCGCGGTGGTCGCGGCCGCGCTGTATCTGCGCCAGTTCACCGAGCCCCTCGACCAGATCCTGGTGCGTGTCGAGCAACTGCAGAGCAGCGGCGCCTCGTTCGCCCGGGTGGAGGGCCTGGCCCGGGCGCCCCGCGCGGAAGCGGACGGTGCGGCGCCCGTCCCGGCGGACGACCGGATCGACGTCACCGGCGTGCGGTACTCCTATGAGCGCGGCGGCGAGGTGCTGCGCGGGGTCGATCTGACGGTGCGGCCCGGGGAGCGGCTCGCGGTCGTCGGCCCGTCCGGCGCGGGCAAGACGACG is a window encoding:
- a CDS encoding ABC transporter ATP-binding protein; translation: MTAPATASPETADDDQEAPLRASADDPFDRDVLPTPPGATRALLRSLLAPMRARVALTTLLLLLQQAAVQAGPLLVAYAIDRAVPAFRADDRGPLVAVGVGYLLCALASGALQYAFLIVSARVNQDVLLDLRGRIFRHAQALSLDFHERYTSGRLISRSTSDVEALRELLNEGLQELVTVVLSFLFISAMLLWLDLGLGAVAVASFLPLYLLVRSYRRRAGRVFTARSTAIAAVIVKFVETMNGIRPVRAFRREAVNEAGFRVLNRRHERRNGDALLEMARYVVGSRLVANTAVAAIVLWGAMRVADDSLELGVLAAAVLYLRRLYDPIDRLGMFLNSYQSAAASLEKIAGLLAQTPSVPEPTAPRELPALAGEQPGRQVVFDGVSFGYRTGGEVLPRFDLTLPAGQTVAVVGSTGAGKSTLAKLLARFYDPSRGRVLLDGVDLRELPVPELRRGVVMVTQEAFLFSGTVAENISIGRPDASREDIERAAKAIGAHEFISALPDGYDTDVRKRGGRISAGQRQLVAFARALLADPAVLILDEATSSLDVPGERAVQAAMATVLKGRTAVVIAHRLSTVEIADRVLVMEHGRIVEDGSPAELIAGTGRFADLHRAWRDSLA
- a CDS encoding ABC transporter ATP-binding protein, producing MTVTDGAPGRLPVAEAADVRRAAARLVRADGRAFPGVLALNVLAAGAGLAGPWLLGRIIDEVRAGHGTGPVDRLAATILVCATAQLLLARWARYAGHRFGERTLARVREEFVGRALALPASVVERAGTGDLTTRGTADVAAVGTTLRDAGPELLVCTVQALFTLGAVFVIDPLLGAVGVLALTPIWFALRWYLRRARTAYLAEGAATSEVAEIIAATATGARTVEAFRLRERRTAATQDALESSRRTRFRTLRLRTVFFPVVEVSYALPVAGVLLVGGALHARGAMSLGAVVAAALYLRQFTEPLDQILVRVEQLQSSGASFARVEGLARAPRAEADGAAPVPADDRIDVTGVRYSYERGGEVLRGVDLTVRPGERLAVVGPSGAGKTTLSRLLAGVDAPSAGTVTVGGAPVAELAPETLRRQVVLVTQEHHVFLGTVRDNLLIAEPAASDEELWAALAAVGAADWVRELPDGLDAALGESGAGSGGEGSRGGGGSGGSGGSGGSGGGCRTDGSQAQQLALARVVLADPHTLILDEATALLDPTTARHTERALAAVLKGRTVIAIAHRLHTAHDADRVAVMEDGRLTELGTHEELVTADGPYAALWRTWHGEGGDHGER
- a CDS encoding ABC transporter transmembrane domain-containing protein is translated as MIDAYEDPGTPDHRGGWAYLAWLVRCQPWRSLTGAVLASAWMVLMAVEPYLLSRAVDDGLEPSDTAVLAGWTAAMVAVGAFNSWVSIVRHRTMTRVRMDGFFRTTKVVVRQTVRLGAGLSRQVGAGEVVTIGVGDVHTIASSLTVIGPGVGSVVVYVFVAGLLLSVSPLLAAVVLLGMPVIAVLVGPLMARLQGAEAEYRERQGVLTARIGDLAGGLRVLNGLGGKGLFADAFKRDSQRLRAQGYRVGAVTSWMQALGMGLPTLFLAVVTWLAARLTAQGDLTVGELVSVYGYVAVLVGPVAFLVDMGYELSRGVVAARRVVRLLRLEPAPDTGTADAPAEPAVLHDPGSGVRAAPGRLTALVGARHAEVTAVVDRLGRYGPSDATWGGVRLDAMPLEQVRAQILVADHEADLFAGSLREVVAGRGEPSPADLLRAVRAAAADDIVQGLPEGLDSPVSAQGRSLSGGQRQRVRLMRALLADPEVLLAVEPTSALDAHTEAAVARRLRAARAGRTTVVTTTSPLVLDQADTVHYLVDGKVAATGRHYDLLEQEPGYRELVARDADEPDDAEAKEALR